From a region of the Gossypium raimondii isolate GPD5lz chromosome 10, ASM2569854v1, whole genome shotgun sequence genome:
- the LOC105778647 gene encoding calmodulin calcium-dependent NAD kinase: MHQENGHGKSIRTPVVAASFIGVVVAAAAAAYNRRKIKAVKEDHQSMIVPLLVRTESGRVGNLERFSHYVARQLGFEDANECPKLCKLAHNYLKNPKECEIKMFEYFGNEAEAENLYVKLMEEFERCILCYFAFHWSRASDMITQVLKVESDKETKLKDFVMAATRKKRFERVTKDLKVTRVFSTLVEEMKAIGRVEDDSTYTDVMVPMAHSQRSPVFLLMGGGMGAGKSTVLKDILKESFWGGAAANAVVVEADAFKETDVIYRALASRGHHHDMLQTAELVHQSSTDAASSLLVTALNEGRDVVMDGTLSWEPFVEQTIAMARNVHKHQYRMGVGYKVDEDGTIIENYWEQVQEQQNADQTYRKPYRIELVGVVCDAYLAVVRGIRRAIMVKRAVRVKSQLKSHKMFASAFPRYCQLVDNARLYCTNALGGPPKLIAWKDGENKLLIDPDEIKCLTNVSKLNPAAESIYELYEEPTSLDEPASIWKDIVLNPSGPGILLELKASIQRIENSGNNETQ, from the exons atgcATCAGG AGAACGGCCATGGAAAATCCATCAGAACTCCTGTTGTCGCCGCCTCCTTCATCGGCGTGGTCGTAGCCGCCGCCGCCGCAGCTTACAACCGGAGGAAGATTAAAGCTGTTAAGGAAGATCATCAAAGTATGATTGTTCCACTGTTAGTTAGGACCGAGTCCGGTCGTGTTGGAAACCTGGAAAGATTCTCCCACTACGTTG CTAGGCAACTAGGGTTTGAAGATGCGAACGAGTGCCCGAAGCTGTGCAAATTGGctcataattatcttaaaaaccctaaagaGTGTGAGATAAAGATGTTCGAATATTTTGGTAATGAAGCAGAAGCTGAGAATTTGTACGTAAAGCTGATGGAGGAGTTTGAAAGATGCATCCTTTGTTATTTTGCTTTTCACTggagtcgagcttctgatatgATAACCCAG GTTTTGAAAGTTGAATCTGACAAGGAAACAAAGCTAAAGGACTTTGTAATGGCTGCTACAAG AAAGAAGAGATTTGAGAGGGTGACTAAGGATTTAAAAGTGACACGCGTGTTTTCGACACTGGTGGAGGAGATGAAAGCCATTGGACGTGTGGAAGACGATTCAACATACACCGATGTAATGGTCCCAATGGCCCACAGTCAGCGCAGCCCCGTCTTCCTGCTTATGGGCGGTGGTATGGGTGCTGGCAAAAGCACCGTTCTCAAAGATATACTCAAAGA ATCATTTTGGGGAGGAGCGGCCGCAAATGCGGTGGTGGTAGAGGCGGATGCTTTCAAAGAAACTGATGTTATTTATAGAGCTCTCGCCTCTAGGGGTCACCACCATGATATGCTTCAAACAGCTGAACTA GTTCATCAATCCTCGACTGATGCTGCATCATCATTGCTAGTGACAGCATTGAATGAAGGTCGTGATGTGGTAATGGATGGAACATTATCATGGGAGCCATTCGTGGAGCAGACGATTGCCATGGCTCGAAATGTTCACAAACACCAATACCGGATGGGGGTTGGCTACAAAGTGGATGAAGATGGCACCATTATTGAGAACTATTGGGAACAGgtccaagaacaacaaaatgCTGACCAGACATATAGGAAACCATACAGAATAGAACTCGTTGGGGTGGTTTGTGACGCTTATCTAGCTGTTGTTAGGGGAATAAG GAGAGCTATAATGGTGAAAAGAGCAGTGAGGGTAAAATCGCAGTTAAAATCGCATAAAATGTTTGCAAGTGCTTTTCCAAGATATTGCCAACTTGTCGATAATGCCAGGCTCTATTGCACCAACGCTCTGGGAGGTCCCCCAAAG TTGATAGCGTGGAAAGATGGAGAAAACAAGTTATTGATAGACCCAGATGAGATTAAATGTTTGACAAATGTGAGCAAATTGAACCCAGCAGCAGAGTCTATATATGAGCTTTACGAGGAACCAACTTCACTGGACGAGCCTGCTTCGATTTGGAAAGACATAGTTTTAAACCCTTCAGGACCAGGCATACTTTTGGAGCTCAAAGCTTCCATTCAAAGAATCGAAAATTCAGGCAACAATGAAACACAATAA